A DNA window from Rhipicephalus sanguineus isolate Rsan-2018 chromosome 8, BIME_Rsan_1.4, whole genome shotgun sequence contains the following coding sequences:
- the LOC125759649 gene encoding polycystic kidney disease protein 1-like 3: MEDNLPPGFPPGYTLSGNTSHSRAYDLLVKKAADLVRQEDAQRASPPRLSATTTTAKCRMRKLRDATSFLRKGEAPSTPRRTRRATKTSAFPRRTPRAKTGKAANGTNLPASIDVPPQYEATQQTAAAIFSPQTSSATAIEGAPAIPPFPKNGKGCNQGETELEENLSSLPRQESYRNTSHEFPSPSSGSQVTPAFSPPAISTAESSPTGSPPAPSAATASPPEQAREAAATANSSGALFPPAPNPDVMASTECPCNTKNKASAQNAAAPRRPAPRANASGPGETVLYRPRNRRTNFRSSTQEAISSFLATVDGVVRVRVNFRRNVVAADTPTGSPLDPLLSISDICGIAVRARQAANNTCSGIIFGIDTALGEEEIRENISSNLPVTSCSRSGHNIIVRFEGSKSPTEVALYK, encoded by the exons ATGGAGGACAACCTGCCCCCGGGCTTCCCCCCGGGCTACACCTTGAGCGGCAACACCAGCCACTCCAGGGCCTACGACCTTCTTGTGAAGAAGGCAGCAGACCTCGTGCGACAGGAGGATGCACAACGGGCCAGCCCACCTCGCCTCtcagccaccaccaccacagcaaaATGTCGCATGAGGAAACTGAGAGACGCCACCAGCTTCCTGCGCAAGGGGGAGGCCCCGAGCACTCCCAGGCGTACTCGAAGGGCGACGAAAACCTCGGCCTTCCCGCGGCGCACACCACGGGCGAAAACAGGCAAGGCAGCGAACGGCACAAATCTCCCTGCTTCCATCGACGTCCCCCCTCAATACGAGGCAACACAGCAGACggccgccgccattttctcgccgCAAACATCGTCTGCCACCGCCATTGAAGGAGCCCCCGCCATCCCTCCATTTCCCAAGAATGGCAAGGGATGCAACCAAGGAGAAACGGAGCTGGAGGAAAACCTGTCTTCCCTCCCTCGCCAAGAGAGCTACAGGAACACCAGTCACGagttcccctctccctcctcggGCTCGCAAGTCACCCCGGCATTCTCCCCTCCAGCCATCTCAACCGCGGAGAGCAGCCCGACCGGTTCCCCACCTGCCCCCTCCGCAGCAACTGCCTCCCCACCTGAACAAGCTCGAGAGGCCGCGGCCACCGCAAACAGCTCGGGAGCCCTTTTCCCTCCTGCCCCCAACCCTGATGTCATGGC CTCCACAGAGTGCCCTTGCAATACCAAAAACAAAGCAAGTGCTCAGAATGCTGCTGCGCCTCGCCGCCCCGCACCCCGGGCCAACGCCAGCGGCCCTGGGGAGACGGTCCTGTACCGGCCCAGGAACAGGAGAACAAATTTTCGCTCATCCACACAGGAGGCCATCTCCTCGTTCCTGGCCACAGTAGACGGTGTGGTTCGCGTCCGTGTCAATTTCCGACGCAACGTCGTCGCCGCAGACACGCCCACCGGCTCTCCACTTGACCCGCTGCTTAGCATCAGCGACATATGCGGCATCGCTGTGCGTGCGAGGCAAGCCGCAAACAACACGTGCAGCGGCATCATATTCGGTATTGACACGGCACTCGGAGAGGAAGAGATCCGGGAGAACATCTCATCGAACCTCCCTGTGACCTCATGCTCTCGTTCCGGGCACAACA